One window of the Flexibacter flexilis DSM 6793 genome contains the following:
- a CDS encoding OmpA family protein has translation MKGIGKEFIHKAGYALLFVGLMSACVTRKKYDEVTAQSARLQQDKADCETKLTALQQDKLALDKQMKELAESNDKIKRDSTHAGGILRRTQALLNDVSDKYDKLEKSYTQLLNSTMAETGNLSKELSRREKELYAMDQNLSANRTKLEENQRQLNLLSDNLKEREKRVQELEKILADKDKAVNDLKAKVSGALLNFKEKDLTVSIKNGKVYVSLSEQLLFKSGSFAVDSKGVEALKKLASVLRDNSDINVTVEGHTDDVPLAKSTAGMTDNWDLSVLRATSIVRVLTNEGVRGSSLTAAGHGKFLPVYDGTSAEARQKNRRTEIILTPKLDELFKILSN, from the coding sequence ATGAAAGGAATAGGCAAAGAATTTATCCACAAAGCGGGTTATGCCTTGCTGTTTGTAGGCCTGATGAGTGCCTGTGTTACACGCAAAAAATACGATGAAGTAACGGCACAAAGTGCGCGTTTGCAACAAGATAAAGCCGATTGCGAAACCAAACTCACGGCTTTGCAACAAGACAAATTGGCTTTGGACAAACAAATGAAAGAATTAGCGGAGTCTAACGACAAAATAAAACGCGATTCGACACACGCTGGTGGCATTTTGCGCCGTACACAAGCCCTTCTCAACGACGTTTCGGACAAATATGACAAGTTAGAAAAGTCTTATACTCAACTGCTTAATAGCACTATGGCAGAAACTGGCAATTTGTCGAAAGAGCTTTCGCGCCGCGAAAAAGAACTTTATGCGATGGATCAGAATCTTTCAGCCAACCGCACTAAACTCGAAGAAAATCAACGCCAACTTAATTTGTTGAGCGACAATTTGAAAGAACGCGAAAAACGCGTACAAGAATTAGAGAAAATTTTGGCCGACAAAGACAAAGCCGTAAACGACCTCAAAGCCAAAGTAAGCGGTGCATTGCTTAATTTCAAGGAAAAAGATTTGACGGTTTCTATTAAAAATGGCAAAGTGTATGTATCTCTTTCTGAGCAACTTTTGTTCAAATCGGGTAGTTTTGCAGTGGACAGCAAAGGTGTAGAAGCCCTCAAAAAGTTGGCTTCGGTGTTGCGCGACAATTCGGATATTAACGTAACCGTAGAAGGCCACACCGACGACGTGCCTTTGGCCAAATCGACGGCAGGCATGACCGACAACTGGGATTTGAGTGTGTTGCGTGCCACGTCTATCGTGCGCGTGCTGACCAACGAAGGCGTGCGCGGTAGTTCACTGACGGCGGCAGGTCATGGTAAGTTTTTGCCAGTTTATGACGGAACAAGTGCAGAAGCTCGCCAAAAAAATCGTCGTACCGAAATTATTTTGACACCAAAACTCGACGAGTTGTTCAAAATTTTATCGAACTAA
- a CDS encoding RDD family protein codes for MQTIKVQTTQNVTIEYPIADLGKRIAAKIIDSLVLTAIAFLFITIALTIQPGEDAVIGLILTFLLIYFVYPLVLELQMDGQTFGKKIMKIKVISLDGRSAGFLQYFLRWILNLADMQMGGAVGLVVIAVNGKGQRIGDLAAGTTVIDLKTKIQDLEKVINLHKIEENYVATYANVYLLSDHDVQVIQKIVLVYRQTGNEEILQKTADKVKEQLGLLYTQTGSNLHFLETVLKDYKALTMNN; via the coding sequence ATGCAAACCATCAAAGTACAGACAACTCAAAACGTAACCATCGAATATCCCATTGCTGATTTAGGAAAACGCATTGCCGCTAAAATTATTGATTCTCTGGTGCTTACGGCTATTGCTTTTTTATTTATCACCATAGCCCTAACGATTCAACCAGGCGAAGATGCGGTCATAGGGCTGATTTTGACATTTCTACTTATTTATTTTGTGTATCCTTTGGTGTTGGAACTGCAAATGGACGGGCAGACTTTCGGTAAAAAAATAATGAAAATTAAAGTCATTAGCCTTGACGGGCGTAGCGCAGGTTTTTTGCAATATTTTTTGCGTTGGATTTTAAATTTAGCGGATATGCAAATGGGCGGTGCTGTGGGGCTGGTGGTCATTGCTGTCAACGGAAAAGGCCAACGAATCGGTGACCTTGCCGCAGGTACTACCGTTATTGACCTCAAAACCAAGATTCAGGATTTGGAAAAAGTAATTAATTTACATAAAATCGAAGAAAACTATGTGGCCACTTACGCCAATGTTTATTTGCTTTCCGACCACGACGTACAAGTAATTCAGAAGATTGTTTTGGTATATAGACAGACTGGCAACGAAGAGATTTTGCAAAAAACCGCCGACAAAGTCAAAGAACAATTAGGTCTTCTTTACACCCAAACAGGGTCTAATTTACATTTTTTGGAAACCGTACTTAAAGACTATAAGGCCTTGACAATGAACAACTAA
- a CDS encoding alkaline phosphatase codes for MERKDFLRLGGLAAAGTMLGFNGQAAAIDELKAKQKAKNVIILVSDGMSIGTLNMADLFLQRKEGRGSYWLDLYRDRNRKITRALMDTASASSLVTDSAAASSSWGGGVRVKNGSLNVGANGEFYKPIWQKMKAAGKAVGCVTTVPITHATPAGFCVNNKSRKGQPEIAEKYLELRFDVMMGGGLEHFTPEGREDKKDMFSAFTAKDFAVVRDRSQMLNLNTSKPILGVFHEDGLPYSIDRNSSAELQAKIPTLAEMTQTAIKHLKGNPKGFALQVEGGKVDWAAHGNDIGALLYDQIAFDEAVKVALDFAEKDKETLVIITTDHGNANPGLIYGEKANQMFDSIQKYKQSNDWILSGVNKFMTAAQVIERVEAGSGFAITTEQANDLLGQYQHLDEDGLYNPRKMPFKKLAEIQGKYNSVGWISMDHSADFVELAMYGVGSELLPSFIKNTDLHYLMLNATHVEA; via the coding sequence ATGGAAAGAAAAGATTTTTTGCGATTAGGTGGGCTTGCGGCGGCAGGTACAATGTTAGGATTTAATGGGCAAGCCGCAGCAATTGACGAGCTGAAAGCCAAACAAAAAGCGAAAAACGTTATTATTTTGGTCAGCGACGGCATGAGCATCGGCACGTTGAATATGGCTGATTTGTTTTTGCAACGCAAAGAAGGACGCGGAAGTTATTGGCTGGATTTGTACCGCGACCGTAACCGCAAAATTACGCGTGCGCTGATGGATACGGCTTCGGCCAGTTCTTTGGTAACTGACTCAGCCGCAGCGAGTTCTTCGTGGGGCGGTGGCGTGCGCGTCAAAAATGGTTCGCTGAACGTGGGCGCAAATGGCGAATTTTATAAACCTATTTGGCAAAAAATGAAAGCCGCAGGCAAAGCCGTAGGTTGTGTTACGACTGTACCCATTACACACGCCACGCCAGCAGGTTTTTGTGTGAACAACAAAAGCCGCAAAGGACAACCCGAAATTGCGGAAAAATATCTGGAACTACGTTTTGACGTAATGATGGGTGGCGGCTTGGAACATTTCACACCCGAAGGCCGCGAAGACAAAAAAGATATGTTTTCGGCCTTTACGGCCAAAGATTTCGCGGTAGTGCGCGATCGTTCGCAAATGCTGAATCTCAATACTTCTAAGCCTATTTTGGGTGTTTTTCATGAAGATGGTTTGCCTTACAGCATCGACCGCAACAGCAGCGCAGAACTGCAAGCCAAAATCCCGACGTTGGCCGAAATGACCCAAACCGCCATCAAACACCTCAAAGGCAATCCGAAAGGATTTGCGCTGCAAGTGGAAGGCGGCAAAGTGGATTGGGCGGCACACGGCAACGACATTGGCGCGTTACTTTACGATCAAATCGCTTTTGATGAAGCAGTAAAAGTGGCATTGGATTTTGCCGAAAAAGACAAAGAAACGCTGGTAATCATCACCACCGATCACGGAAACGCCAATCCAGGGCTTATTTATGGCGAAAAAGCCAACCAAATGTTTGATTCTATTCAGAAATACAAACAATCTAACGACTGGATTTTGAGCGGAGTAAATAAATTTATGACTGCTGCGCAAGTGATTGAGCGTGTGGAAGCTGGTAGCGGTTTTGCCATCACCACCGAGCAGGCCAACGATTTGTTGGGGCAATATCAGCACTTAGACGAAGACGGGCTTTATAACCCTCGCAAAATGCCGTTTAAGAAACTGGCCGAAATACAAGGCAAATACAATTCGGTGGGCTGGATAAGCATGGATCATTCTGCTGATTTCGTGGAATTGGCCATGTATGGCGTAGGAAGCGAGTTGCTACCGTCATTTATCAAAAACACAGATTTACATTATCTTATGCTCAATGCCACGCACGTAGAAGCGTAA
- the msrB gene encoding peptide-methionine (R)-S-oxide reductase MsrB codes for MKHLIFVLILLPTLSWAAIGCNSIMKTEEDSTQKVRKSEQEWQQQLSPLSCGVLRGKETERPFTGKYLNNKEKGSYHCAGCGQLLFSSDTKYDSGSGWPSFFQPAVKTNIGEHLDKSYGMIRREIVCSRCEGHLGHVFEDGPQPTGLRYCVNSAALEFKPAESKAEK; via the coding sequence ATGAAACATTTAATTTTTGTGTTAATCTTGTTGCCTACATTGAGCTGGGCAGCGATTGGTTGTAATAGCATTATGAAAACAGAAGAAGACAGCACTCAAAAAGTTCGTAAATCCGAACAAGAATGGCAACAGCAATTGAGCCCGCTTTCGTGCGGCGTGTTGCGCGGTAAAGAAACGGAACGCCCTTTTACGGGTAAATATCTGAATAACAAGGAAAAAGGCTCGTATCACTGCGCTGGTTGCGGGCAATTACTTTTTTCGTCGGATACCAAATACGATTCGGGGTCGGGTTGGCCGAGTTTTTTTCAGCCTGCCGTCAAAACCAACATTGGCGAGCATCTGGACAAAAGTTATGGCATGATTCGCCGCGAAATTGTGTGTAGCCGTTGCGAGGGGCATTTGGGGCACGTTTTTGAAGACGGCCCGCAGCCGACAGGTTTGCGCTATTGCGTTAATTCAGCAGCATTGGAGTTTAAGCCCGCAGAAAGCAAAGCAGAAAAATAG
- the tsaE gene encoding tRNA (adenosine(37)-N6)-threonylcarbamoyltransferase complex ATPase subunit type 1 TsaE: MNLTLTYTYSLDEIEQAAQWVCTQANASKVWLLEGNMGAGKTTLAKAICLALGVTDTVSSPTFSLVNEYRTRAQEPIYHFDFYRINSLREAEDIGTEDYLYSGHLCLVEWSERIAPLLPDHCLIIRIETLPDGRRNLLLIQTNP; the protein is encoded by the coding sequence ATGAATTTAACGCTAACATACACCTATTCCTTAGATGAGATAGAGCAAGCAGCTCAGTGGGTATGTACGCAAGCCAATGCCTCCAAAGTTTGGCTTTTGGAAGGAAATATGGGAGCAGGAAAAACCACCCTCGCCAAAGCAATTTGTTTGGCTTTAGGCGTAACAGACACGGTGAGCAGCCCTACTTTTTCGTTGGTAAACGAGTACCGAACACGGGCACAAGAGCCTATCTATCATTTTGACTTTTATAGAATTAACTCCCTTAGAGAGGCCGAAGACATCGGTACGGAAGACTATTTGTATAGCGGACATTTGTGTTTGGTGGAATGGAGCGAACGCATTGCCCCGTTGCTGCCTGACCATTGTCTTATTATCCGTATCGAAACGCTGCCCGATGGCCGCCGAAACCTATTGCTAATTCAAACAAACCCATGA
- a CDS encoding alanine dehydrogenase, whose product MKTPFDAEVKALAKESALYPQELLLKVRENTQRLAIVVPKETEGQEKRLALTPDAVALLVNNGHEVIVQAGAGNPSKFADNEYSEAGARIAYSAKEAYESGNVVLKVYPPSVEEIGLMQKGSILFSALQMTQLSEDYILALNNKNITGVAFELLEDEVGGMPIVRAMSEIAGSTVMLIAAEYLNSNNNGRGIILGGITGVPPTKVVILGAGTVAEYAARTALGLGAEVKIFDNQIYKLRRIKENLGQQIFTSTIDLTNLNDALRRADVVIGALRAEEGRSPCVVSEDMVASMKPNSVIVDVSIDQGGCFETSQMTSHNSPTFKRYDVIHYCVPNIASRVAHTGTTAISNILAPLIVMAHELGGFEEMIFNKVWFMKGVYCYRGGLTSKQIAKRLNMRHKDLSLLRLPRY is encoded by the coding sequence ATGAAAACGCCCTTTGATGCAGAAGTAAAGGCATTGGCTAAAGAGTCGGCCTTGTACCCGCAAGAACTTTTATTGAAAGTTCGCGAAAATACCCAACGTTTAGCCATTGTTGTACCCAAAGAAACCGAAGGCCAAGAAAAACGCCTTGCCCTTACGCCTGATGCGGTGGCATTGCTCGTGAACAACGGCCATGAGGTAATCGTACAAGCAGGTGCGGGCAACCCCTCCAAATTTGCTGATAACGAGTACAGCGAAGCAGGCGCACGCATTGCCTATTCGGCTAAAGAGGCCTACGAAAGTGGCAATGTTGTGTTGAAAGTGTATCCGCCATCGGTGGAAGAAATTGGCTTGATGCAAAAAGGTTCGATTTTGTTTTCGGCCTTGCAAATGACGCAACTTTCAGAAGACTATATTCTGGCTCTCAATAACAAAAATATTACGGGCGTAGCTTTTGAACTGCTCGAAGACGAAGTGGGCGGAATGCCTATCGTACGCGCCATGAGCGAAATTGCGGGTAGTACCGTAATGCTTATTGCCGCCGAATACCTGAACAGCAACAACAACGGACGCGGTATTATTTTGGGTGGAATCACGGGCGTACCGCCTACCAAAGTAGTGATTTTGGGTGCTGGCACAGTGGCCGAATACGCAGCTCGCACGGCTTTGGGGCTTGGCGCAGAAGTGAAAATATTTGACAATCAGATATATAAACTTCGTCGTATCAAAGAAAATTTAGGCCAACAAATTTTTACTTCTACCATAGACCTGACCAACCTCAACGACGCGTTGCGCCGCGCCGATGTTGTAATCGGGGCGTTGAGAGCCGAAGAAGGCCGCAGTCCATGCGTAGTGTCGGAAGATATGGTGGCTTCTATGAAACCTAATTCGGTGATTGTAGATGTGAGCATCGATCAAGGCGGTTGCTTTGAAACTTCGCAAATGACGTCTCATAACTCGCCTACATTCAAGCGTTATGATGTGATACACTATTGCGTGCCTAATATCGCCTCGCGCGTGGCACACACTGGCACGACGGCCATCAGCAATATTTTAGCTCCACTTATCGTAATGGCGCACGAGTTGGGAGGCTTCGAGGAAATGATTTTTAATAAAGTTTGGTTTATGAAAGGTGTGTATTGTTACAGAGGCGGACTCACCAGCAAACAAATTGCCAAACGCCTGAATATGAGACATAAAGATTTGAGTTTGTTGCGTCTGCCGCGCTATTAG
- a CDS encoding NUDIX domain-containing protein, which translates to MEEKEDLNKNPWTTLSSQDIYDNPWIHVREDKVLNPSGGKGIYGVVQFKNKAIGIIPIDAEGYTYLVGQYRYSLNEYSWEIPMGGGRLDTDILVSAQRELKEETGFTAKQWTNIARIHTSNSVTDEEGFIFLAEDLEAGEDEPEETEQLRVWRLPLAEAVQMAMDNRITDAISVAGLLKAARIKGI; encoded by the coding sequence ATGGAAGAAAAAGAAGATTTGAATAAAAACCCTTGGACTACGCTTTCCTCACAAGACATTTACGACAATCCGTGGATTCATGTGCGCGAAGACAAAGTGCTGAATCCCAGTGGTGGAAAAGGCATTTACGGCGTGGTTCAATTCAAAAATAAAGCCATTGGCATTATTCCCATAGATGCCGAAGGTTACACGTATTTGGTTGGTCAATATCGTTATTCTCTCAATGAATATTCTTGGGAAATCCCGATGGGTGGCGGCAGACTGGACACGGATATTTTGGTTTCGGCGCAGCGCGAACTGAAAGAAGAAACAGGTTTTACGGCCAAGCAGTGGACGAACATTGCGCGTATTCATACGTCCAACTCCGTAACCGACGAAGAAGGTTTTATTTTCTTGGCCGAAGATTTGGAAGCGGGAGAAGACGAACCCGAAGAAACCGAACAATTGCGCGTTTGGCGTTTGCCATTGGCCGAAGCCGTACAAATGGCCATGGACAACCGCATCACAGACGCGATTAGCGTGGCGGGTTTGCTCAAAGCGGCACGCATCAAAGGGATTTAG
- a CDS encoding succinate dehydrogenase/fumarate reductase iron-sulfur subunit encodes MNLTLKVWRQKNAKSEGKLETYNVKEISPDMSFLEMFDVLNEQLVHENKEPIAFDHDCREGICGMCSMYINGQPHGPKQGITTCQLHMRSFKDGDTIVVEPWRASAFPVIKDLSVDRTAFDRIMSAGGYVSVNTGNAQDANNLPISKESADEAFAAAACIGCGACVAACKNASAMLFTSAKISQLALLPQGQAERQIRAEKMIAQMDEEGFGACTNTGACSAECPKGISLEHIARLNREYLGAKFSSHRL; translated from the coding sequence ATGAATCTGACGCTGAAAGTATGGCGTCAGAAAAACGCAAAATCAGAAGGCAAATTGGAGACTTACAATGTAAAAGAAATCTCTCCAGATATGTCGTTCTTGGAAATGTTCGACGTGCTTAACGAGCAACTCGTACACGAGAACAAAGAACCGATTGCATTCGACCACGACTGCCGCGAAGGTATTTGCGGTATGTGCTCAATGTACATCAACGGCCAACCACACGGCCCAAAACAAGGTATCACTACTTGCCAGTTGCACATGCGCAGCTTCAAAGATGGCGATACTATCGTGGTAGAACCTTGGCGCGCTTCGGCTTTCCCTGTGATTAAAGATTTGTCGGTGGACAGAACTGCTTTTGACCGCATCATGTCGGCGGGTGGTTATGTGTCGGTAAACACAGGTAACGCACAAGATGCCAACAACCTTCCTATTTCGAAAGAATCTGCTGACGAAGCATTTGCGGCGGCGGCTTGTATCGGTTGTGGTGCTTGCGTAGCGGCTTGTAAAAACGCTTCGGCCATGCTTTTCACTTCTGCTAAAATTTCGCAATTGGCATTGTTGCCACAAGGCCAAGCAGAACGCCAAATCCGTGCAGAAAAAATGATTGCTCAAATGGACGAAGAAGGTTTCGGTGCTTGTACAAACACTGGTGCTTGTTCGGCTGAATGTCCAAAAGGCATTTCGTTGGAGCACATCGCACGCCTTAACCGCGAGTATTTGGGTGCTAAATTCTCTTCACACAGACTATAA
- a CDS encoding fumarate reductase/succinate dehydrogenase flavoprotein subunit, whose product MSKLDAKIPAGPLETKWTKYRSTVSLVNPANKRSLEVIVVGTGLAGASAAATLAELGYKVKAFCFQDSPRRAHSIAAQGGINAAKNYQNDGDSVYRLFYDTIKGGDYRAREGNVYRLAEVSGSIIDQCVAQGVPFAREYGGLLSNRSFGGTQVQRTFYAAGQTGQQLLLGAYSALQRQVGMGNVAMYTRHEMIEVVTIDGKCKGIIARNLITGELERHSGHAVLLCTGGYGNVFYLSTNAMGSNVTAAWKAHKKGAFFGNPCFTQIHPTCIPVSGDHQSKLTLMSESLRNDGRIWVPKKQNDTRAANQIPEDERDYYLERRYPAFGNLVPRDIASRAAKERCDAGYGVGTSKMAVYLDYASAIERYGKAEALKQGVHNPSAAQIRDLGKAVVKEKYGNLFDMYEQITGENPYEVPMRIYPAVHYTMGGLWVDYNLMTTVPGLYALGEANFSDHGANRLGASALMQGLADGYFVIPYTIGAYLSGEIRNKAVPTDHPAFVEAEKTAQDRINKLMSIQGQQSPESFHKRLGKIMWDKCGMARNAEGLKQAIVEIQALRKEFWSDVRVLGEANAFNPELDKAGRVADFLELGELMCIDALQRNESCGGHFREEFQTEEGEAQRDDENYAYVAAWEYKGDSLFELHKEELAYENIKISQRSYK is encoded by the coding sequence ATGTCAAAATTAGATGCTAAAATACCCGCAGGGCCATTAGAGACCAAGTGGACAAAATACCGTTCTACTGTTTCGTTGGTAAACCCTGCAAACAAACGTAGTTTGGAAGTAATCGTAGTGGGTACAGGTTTGGCTGGTGCTTCTGCTGCCGCTACACTTGCTGAGTTGGGTTATAAAGTAAAAGCATTTTGCTTCCAAGATTCACCTCGCCGTGCGCACAGTATCGCCGCGCAAGGTGGTATCAATGCTGCTAAAAACTACCAAAATGACGGTGACTCGGTTTACCGTTTGTTTTATGATACAATTAAAGGTGGTGACTACCGCGCACGCGAAGGCAACGTTTATCGTTTGGCCGAAGTGTCGGGCAGCATCATCGACCAATGCGTGGCACAAGGTGTACCTTTCGCTCGCGAATATGGCGGGTTGTTGAGCAACCGTTCGTTTGGTGGTACGCAAGTACAACGTACTTTTTACGCTGCGGGTCAGACTGGCCAACAGTTGTTGTTGGGTGCTTACTCTGCCCTTCAACGCCAAGTAGGTATGGGCAACGTGGCCATGTACACTCGTCACGAAATGATTGAAGTAGTAACGATTGATGGCAAATGTAAAGGCATCATTGCTCGCAACTTGATTACGGGCGAATTAGAGCGTCATTCAGGCCACGCCGTATTGCTTTGTACAGGTGGTTATGGCAACGTGTTCTACCTTTCTACCAACGCGATGGGTAGCAACGTAACAGCCGCTTGGAAAGCACACAAAAAAGGTGCGTTCTTCGGCAACCCATGTTTTACACAAATTCACCCTACTTGTATCCCTGTTTCGGGCGACCACCAATCAAAACTTACTTTGATGTCGGAGTCGTTGCGTAATGACGGTCGTATTTGGGTACCTAAAAAACAAAACGACACACGCGCTGCCAACCAAATCCCTGAAGACGAAAGAGATTATTATTTGGAGCGTCGTTATCCTGCTTTCGGTAACCTCGTGCCTCGCGATATTGCTTCGCGTGCTGCCAAAGAGCGTTGCGATGCTGGTTACGGTGTAGGTACTTCCAAAATGGCCGTTTACTTGGATTACGCTTCAGCGATTGAGCGTTACGGTAAAGCCGAAGCCCTCAAACAAGGCGTTCATAATCCTTCTGCCGCACAAATCCGCGATTTGGGCAAAGCAGTAGTAAAAGAAAAATACGGTAACTTGTTCGATATGTACGAGCAAATCACTGGCGAAAACCCTTACGAAGTGCCAATGCGTATTTACCCAGCAGTACACTACACGATGGGCGGCCTTTGGGTAGATTACAACCTGATGACAACCGTTCCGGGTCTTTACGCTTTGGGCGAAGCTAACTTCTCAGACCACGGCGCGAACCGCTTGGGTGCTTCTGCCTTGATGCAAGGTTTGGCCGATGGTTATTTCGTAATTCCTTACACAATCGGAGCTTACTTGTCTGGCGAAATTCGTAACAAAGCCGTTCCAACAGACCACCCTGCTTTCGTGGAAGCAGAGAAAACAGCCCAAGATCGCATCAACAAATTGATGAGCATCCAAGGCCAACAATCTCCAGAATCTTTCCACAAACGCTTAGGCAAAATCATGTGGGATAAATGCGGTATGGCGCGTAATGCGGAAGGTTTGAAACAAGCGATTGTAGAAATTCAAGCACTTCGCAAAGAGTTCTGGTCAGACGTGCGCGTATTGGGCGAAGCGAACGCTTTCAACCCAGAGCTTGACAAAGCAGGTCGCGTGGCTGATTTCTTGGAGTTGGGCGAACTAATGTGTATCGACGCATTGCAACGCAACGAGTCTTGTGGTGGTCACTTCCGCGAGGAGTTCCAAACAGAAGAAGGCGAAGCACAACGCGACGACGAAAACTACGCTTACGTAGCCGCTTGGGAATACAAAGGCGATAGCTTATTCGAACTTCACAAAGAGGAGCTTGCTTACGAAAACATCAAGATTTCTCAACGCTCTTACAAATAA
- a CDS encoding succinate dehydrogenase cytochrome b subunit — protein sequence MSWISQTLSSSIGRKLVMALTGLFLCTFLAVHMIGNLQLFKADHGLAFNEYAVLMTTNPLIKTVSYGLYFFILLHAFQGFALTLKNKKARPVAYAVSKGSANSSAASRNMALLGTVLLVFIAVHMGDFWAEYKFGHVPYTQFEQDLKTGEVKATSLGADFVMHGKKQEYLTNDNQTRVVIVKDLYEEVEEEFKNIALVAFYLLAMAAVSFHLIHGFKSAFQTLGVNHPKYNGAIQTVGIVVFGVLIPLAFAAMPVYFFLKG from the coding sequence ATGAGTTGGATTTCACAAACATTATCGAGTTCCATTGGCCGAAAACTGGTGATGGCACTGACAGGCTTGTTTTTGTGTACCTTTTTGGCGGTTCACATGATAGGCAACTTACAACTTTTCAAGGCTGATCACGGCTTGGCATTCAATGAGTATGCTGTGTTGATGACGACAAACCCACTAATCAAAACGGTTTCGTATGGTTTGTATTTCTTCATCTTATTGCACGCGTTTCAAGGTTTTGCCCTTACGTTGAAAAACAAAAAGGCGCGTCCTGTGGCTTATGCAGTGTCTAAAGGTTCGGCTAATAGCTCTGCTGCTTCTCGCAACATGGCGTTGCTTGGCACAGTGTTGTTGGTGTTCATTGCCGTTCACATGGGCGATTTCTGGGCTGAATACAAATTCGGTCATGTGCCTTACACACAATTTGAGCAAGACCTAAAAACTGGTGAAGTAAAAGCTACTTCATTGGGTGCTGATTTTGTGATGCACGGCAAAAAACAAGAGTATTTGACCAACGACAACCAAACACGTGTTGTTATCGTAAAAGACCTTTACGAGGAAGTAGAAGAAGAATTCAAAAACATTGCTTTAGTAGCATTCTATTTGCTTGCAATGGCTGCTGTTTCTTTCCACTTGATTCACGGCTTTAAGAGTGCGTTCCAAACGTTGGGCGTTAATCACCCAAAATACAACGGTGCTATCCAAACGGTTGGCATTGTCGTATTTGGCGTTTTGATTCCGTTGGCTTTTGCCGCGATGCCTGTTTATTTCTTCTTAAAGGGTTAA